A window of Chryseobacterium shandongense genomic DNA:
TTTACCGTATTCCACCAGTTTCCTCCATCGGGAACATCCCAATAAAATCCCTGCATCAAAACACTTCCTCCCGGACCGGCAACAAATTTTGCGTATGGAGACGCTCCGGTAGTGAAAGGCCTTCCGTCATGATGGGTTACATCTACGGTTTTACCGTGAACTTCTTTTTGACCTGCAGTTTCTTCTGAAAATGTATCATTCTCACGGCATGAATAAACAACACCAAAAACCAGTGCTAAAAGTAAAAATTGAGTTTTTTTCATATCTTATTTTTTGATTATTAAAGTCTTACCTAAATTACAATTTTATTAAAATAATTTCAAATGATTGTGAAATAATTTTTTATTTTCTCATAAATTCTTATTTAAAACATCATTAAAATTTTATAAACTTTAAAGATTTTCGGTACAATTTTTCTATTAATCCATATATTTGCATACTATGGAATACAACACCCAAAAAAACAAGCTTCACCTGCCGGAATATGGCAGAATCATACAACAGTTGGTTGAGCGTTGCAAACAGCTTTCTTCAAGGGAAGAAAGAAGTGAAATGGCAATGGCAATCATTGATTTTATGGGTCAGAGAAACCCACAGCTTCGCGACGAAGAAAATTACAAGCATAAACTTTGGGATCACCTTTTCATTCTTGCAGATTACGATCTTGATGTAGATTCGCCATATCCTTTCCCTACCAGAGAACAGCTGGCGGAACCACCTAAAAGAATGGAATATCCGAAACTTCAGGGTGATTTCAAATTCTACGGGAAAAGTATTCTTCAATTAATCGAAAAAGCAATCGAACTGGAGCAGGGAGATGAAAAAGAAGCCCTGATCGAGGTGATCGCCAATAACATGAAGAAATCTTATAACGTATACAATAAGGAACATGTTACCGATGATGTTATTTTCCGCCACCTGAAAGAACTTTCTGAAAACAGACTGGATCTTACGGGAATAGAAACGCTCGAAAAAAGCAAAATCTATTATACGACCAATAACAACAACCGTAATAATAACAACAGAAATCAGGCTAACAACCGAAACCAATCCAATAATAAAAGAAGACACAACAATAACAACAACAATCATAAAAACAGAAAGTAGACATGAGTGGAACATTTCAGATAAGAGGAGGAAAAAGACTGCAAGGCGAAATTACTCCACAAGGAGCAAAAAATGAAGCTCTACAAATTCTTTGTGCCGTTCTATTAACTGATGAGGAAGTTAGGATTAAAAATATTCCCGATATTCATGACGTTAATCGATTAATTGAAATTCTGGGAGACTTCGGTGTGAAAGTTACAAAAAACGGACACGGAGATTATACTTTCAAAGCAGACCAAGTTAATTTCGATTATATCAAATCCAATGAGTTTAAAAAAGACGGAGCCAAACTAAGAGGTTCCATTATGCTTATGGGTCCTATGCTCGCAAGATATGGGGAAGCGTATATGCCGACGCCGGGAGGTGATAAGATCGGTAGACGAAGATTAGACACCCATTTTCAGGGATTGGTAGAGCTTGGTGCAGAATTCCACTATGATGAAGAAGAGTTTTTTTATTCATTAAAAGCTAAAGAGCTTAACGGTAAATTTATTTTATTGGAAGAAGCTTCCGTAACAGGTACTGCCAACATCGTGATGGCCGCAGCATTAGCGAAAGGAAAAACAAGAATCTATAACGCAGCCTGCGAACCATATCTTCAGCAATTATGTAAAATGCTGAACAGAATGGGTGCGAATATCACAGGAATCGGATCCAATTTGGTGACCATAGAAGGGGTTGAATACCTTCACGGTACTGAGCACACCATGCTTCCGGATATGGTTGAAATTGGTTCATGGATAGGTCTTGCAGCCATGACAAAATCAGAAATCACTATCAAGAATGTCAACTGGAACCAGCTTGGCGTTATCCCGAATACATTCAGAAAGCTTGGTATTCAGCTGGAGCAGAGCAACGATGATATCTTCATTCCAACTCAGGAAAATTATAAAATCCAGAAATTTATCGACGGTTCTATTCTTACTGTTTCCGATGCGCCCTGGCCGGGATTCACGCCGGACCTTCTTTCCATTATTCTTGTTGTGGCAACGCAGGCAAAAGGAAGCCTTCTGGTTCACCAGAAAATGTTTGAATCAAGACTATTCTTCGTTGATAAACTGATTGATATGGGAGCACAGATCATTCTTTGTGATCCGCACAGAGCAACCGTAATCGGATTAAATCAGGAAGCTCCGCTAAGAGGAACAACAATGGTTTCTCCCGATATCAGGGCAGGAAATGCACTTTTGATTGCCGCTCTTTCTGCAGAAGGAAAATCAATCATCCACAATATTGAGCAAATTGACAGAGGTTATGAAAATATTGACGGAAGACTAAAAGCGATTGGGGCAGATATTGAGCGAATTTAATACAGAATCAGATTTTTGTCTGTTTATAATAAAAGCGTCCGGTAAACCGGACGCTTTTCTGTAATTAAAACTATATGAACCTATCTTACAAGTATTTTCTGCAAACATATTCTACAGTGGTACTCAGAAGTTTATTTTTATTCAGATAAATCTCCAGCTCTTCAAAATCAGCTGAACTTACATTAATATACAGTTGAACAGAACCAAAACTTCTTCCATTCACATATTCTACATTAGCCGACAACACCCTGTGACAAATCCCGAACTGATTGTATATCGTATTCATCAAATGTTCGAACTTCATTTTACCGTTCAGCTCAATTTCAAGGATTAATTCTTTTTTAGGCAGATTCATTTTACTGTTTAGAACCTGAAAATTCGGATTAGGTGTTATCATAACAAAAACTTTTTGATTTAAAAACTAATGCTCATTACTCTATTAATTAAAACTGAAACAAAAATATAAAAAAATATTAGTCTACCAAATTAGTAGGGTATTAATTTTAAAAATTTATTTAATTTATCATTTTTCCATCTCAGCCAAATAAACATCATAAAAAAACGGACTCTTTCGAATCCGTTGATAATTTTATTTTCAAAACTATTATTTCAGTACCATTATTCTCTCCAGTTTATCAGAAGCGGCCAGTCCGTTAGGATTGCATCCTGGTTCACCTTCGGGAACTCTAAGGTTTTTCTTTTGATAGAATTCTTCCCAGAAAACATTTGTTTTTCCTGTTGCGGGATCAATAAAAGTCATTGGTTCCAGACGGAAAATATCATTTTTCCTGAAAGCTCTTTCAATATAATCGGAGCAGTAATAGGAATTTTCATCCAGAATATAGTTAACATTGTAAGGCTTTCCCAACATAGAATTTGCTTTTTCTATGGCTGAAGGTATCGCCTTCTGATATTGAGATTTCAAACGGTAAACAACAATGGATTGTCCGTCATTGCTTTGGTCTTTCAGAAATTCATTTAATTTCTGCTTTTGGGAGCCGCCTTTAGGAGCTGCATGCAAAACATAAAAATTTCCTCTTGTTTTTTCGAGAATCCCGATATGATCGAAAGAAGCATTCTTCTGTTTTTGGGTAACATTGTTAATCGCTCCTGAAAGCCCGGTACTTTTTGCTGTTACAAAAAGTAAATCTCCGTTTTTCAAACCCGAAACCTGGGAATTTCTACAACCTGTAATCAGGATGAACAGAAAAAAAAACACAAAAATTTTCAGTAAAAATTTATTTCTTTTTAAAATTAGTTTCATAAATATCAATCCATTCTTCAACAGTCATTTTGCGGCTCATTTCTGCTAACAATTCCATCGGAATATCTTCCATTTTTTTGAAGCGAACGCAGGATTTTCCCATATCCAGCTTTTTTTTGGAATGTTTCGGAAATTCTTCCACAAACCAATTCAGCAGATCCGGTTTGGCATATATTCCCATATGGTAAAAGGCGATAAAATTCTTCTGGGAAGCAATACTTATAAAAGGTAATGGTGTTCCCGGTGTACAGTGATAACCCGCAGGATATGTTTCCAGTGGCACCGACCAACCGATCATTCCATAGCTGCTGCCTTGTGAAAAACCTTTCGGCAAATTATCATTAATGGTGTCAAAAAGCTTTTTGAAAATCTCCTGTCTCTCTTCAGGAATTTTCGAAATATAATCTTCTATTGAGACGGATTGTATTTGCATTTTTTCAGTTTTTATGATTTTTCAAAATAACGAAAATTAAATTAATAATTCCAGGTGTCGGATCATTGAATCTTCGCTTAAATATTTTGCTCATATCTCAAAATCCGGTAGATATTTCTAAACAGTTGCTTAAACATTATTAAAAAGCTTCTTTCCTGCCGTTAATTTTATTATTGAGAAATTAAATCTTATTTTTGCCATACAAATTTTTTCAATAATGCCGAATATTTCAAACAGAGCACTGCACATGCCGCCTTCGCCGGTAAGAAAACTGGTTCCTTTTGCCCTGAAAGCAAAGCAGAGAGGAATAAAAGTCTATCACCTTAATATCGGGCAGCCCGATATCGAAACCCCTGAAACGGCACTGAATGCTTTAAAGAATATCGATCTTAAAGTTTTGGAATATGCCCTTTCCGAAGGCAATATAGAGTACAGAAAAGCGTTAACAGACTATTATCATTCATTGGGATTTAATGATCTTACAGCGGATAATTTTATTGTAACCAACGGAGGATCGGAAGCTTTGAATTTTGCCATCTCCACTTTGTGTGATGACGGTGATGAAGTAATTATCCCAGAACCATATTATGCTAATTATAATGGATTTACAAGCACATTCAATGTAAACGTTGTTGCCGTACCTTCCACGATAGATACAGGATTTGCACTCCCTCCGATTGAAGAATTTGAGAAAAAAATTACAGAAAAAACAAGAGCTATCGTTATATGCAACCCTGGAAATCCTACCGGTTATCTATACACCCGTGAAGAACTTCAGAAACTTGCGGAAATTGCTCTTAAATATGATATTGTGGTTATTTCAGACGAAGTGTACAGAGAATATGTATATGATGGCAAACAGCAGGTTTCTATGCTAGCTTTCCCTGAACTGGCAGAAAACTGTATCATTATCGATTCCGAATCAAAACGTTACTCTATGTGTGGAGTAAGAATAGGATGTATGATTACCCGTTCTAAAAAAATCCATGATGCAGCTATGCTTTTTGCACAGGCAAGGCTAAGCCCGGTTTTATTGGGACAAATTGCAGCAACAGCAGCACACCAAAATGATGGAGCTTACATCAGAGCCGTAAGAGAAGAATACACTCACCGAAGAAATGTATTGGTTGATGCTTTAAACGCTATTCCGGGAGTAATCTGTCCGAAACCGAAAGGAGCTTTCTATTGTGTTGCAGAACTTCCTGTAGACGATACAGAAAAATTCGCACAATGGCTGCTTGAAAAGTATTCAAACCAGAATGAAACCATTATGGTGGCTCCGGCAGGAGGTTTCTACAGCAACCCTGAGCTTGGTAAAAAACAGGTGAGAATTGCTTACGTTTTAAAAGAAGAAGATCTGAAAAGAAGTGCCGCTATTCTAAAAGACGCACTTGATCAATATAAATTAGAGTTCAGTCTTTAATCTTAATAAACAGTTATCAGCAATAAAAACCTGGATTGAAATATCCAAGCTTTTATTGCTGATATTTTTTTAAAAAACACGATTGAAATTGTTAAATAATTCCAATGCAGGAAAATTTTTCACTCAGAGCCAATAACACATTTGGCGTAGATACGAAGGCAAGATATTTCACGGAAGTACATTCTACCGAAGAATTAATTGAAGCGTTGAACTATTCCAAAACAAGTACTTTACCGCTGCTCTTTTTAGGCGGAGGAAGCAATATTCTGCTGACAAAAGATTTTGAAGGATTAGCCATTAAACTTGATTTAAAAGGAATTCATGAAGACATCATTAGTGATGATGAAGTTTTAGTAACAGCAAAATCCGGAGAAAACTGGCACGAATTCGTGATGTTTTGTCTTGACAGGAATTATGGCGGATTGGAAAATCTTTCCCTGATCCCCGGAAATGTAGGAACTTCTCCCATGCAGAATATCGGTGCTTACGGTACGGAAATCAAAGATACTTTTGTAAGCTGCACTGTTCTTAACCTGGAAAACCTTCAGCTGGAAACCTTCAATTTGGAACAATGCAGATTCGGGTACAGAGATTCTGTTTTCAAACAGGAAGGAAAAGGAAAATACGTCATTCTGGATGTAGCCTTTAAGCTGACCCGAAAAAATCATCTTATCAAAACAGAATATGGCGCCATACAATCTGAATTGGAACATTTGGGAATTGAAAAACCTACTATTCAGGACGTTTCGCGTGCGGTGATCAATATCAGGCAAAGCAAACTCCCTGATCCGAAAGAAATCGGCAATGCCGGAAGCTTCTTTAAAAACCCCACTATTCCTTCACCGCAATTTGAAGAATTAAAGGAAAACTTCCCACAAATTCCCGGCTATACGAACGGAGATTTCGTAAAAGTTCCTGCAGGCTGGCTGATTGAGCAATGCGGATGGAAAGGAAAACAGATCGGAAATGTAGCTTGTCATCAACTGCAGGCTCTTGTAATCATCAACGCTACAGGAATGGCGACCGGAAAGGAAATTTTTGATTTTTCAACGGAAATTATTCATTCCGTGAACGAAAAGTTCGGGATTGAACTGGAACGTGAAGTGAATATTATTTAAGATAACCCTTTAAAAACTTTGTCAAAGATCTGAACTTTGACAAAGTTAACTACCATAAAACAAACACACAATATGAAAATCGCTATTCTTGGGGCCGGAAACATGGGCCTCTCCTTTTCAAAATCATTCCTGAAATACGAACTGATAAAACCGGAAAACCTTCATTTAATCACAAGAAATGAATCAAAATTTTCCAAAATAGCAGAAGAATTTCCAAAATCTACTATCTCAATTTTCGACGACGTTGAGGAACTGAATGCTGATCTAATTATCATTGCTGTAAAACCACAGGATTTCCAGCATGTTGCGGAAAATTTCAGGTTTCAGCTAAAGGAAAACCAGATGGTTTTGTCGATTATGGCTGGAATTAAAATTGAAAAAATCCAGAAATTATTACATCATCCGCTGGTCGTAAGAGCAATGCCTAATTCTCCCACACTTCTCGGGATGGGAATAACAGGTTATACTTCTGCGGAAGGAATATCTTTCAGCCAGCTCATCAATATCGAAAGATTACTGAATTCAACAGGAAGATCCGTTTATCTGGAAAATGAAGAGTTATTAGATGCTGTTACGGCACTTTCCGGAAGCGGACCGGCGTATTTTTATTATATTGTAGATGCCATGATTAAAGCAGGCGTTGAAATGGGAATTGATGAAAATCTTTCTAAACTTTTTGTGCAACAGACCATGTTGGGAGCGTATCATCTTATTAATAATTCTGATAAAAGCCTGGAAGAATTAATTAAAGATGTTGCTTCAAAAGGCGGAACCACAGAAGCTGCGTTAAAAACTTTTAATGAAAATAATTTAAAGGAAATTTTAACAGATGGTATTCTGAATGCGGAAAAACGGGCAAAGGAATTGAATGGATAGTTTAATGCTTCAACTACAATCAGCATGCACAAGCACTTTGTAATTTCAAATAGTCCAATTTTTAAATCTTTTTTCAATAATTTTTTTCATTAAAAATCCCAAAAAGACACCAAAAGTATTCAGCAGAACATCATCCACCTCGAAAATTCCCAACCTGGAAAAGTACTGAAGTGCTTCTATGATAACAATCGATGATACAAAGGTGATCAACAGCGTTTTCAGATTATTAAGCTTCGGAAATATCCATCCAAGAAAACCGAAAGGAATAAACATAATAATATTACCTCCAACAATTATTATAATATCTTTCCAGGAAATAGATCCTTTTATAAAATTTATCGTGGAAAATACAGGCTCAATGGTTAATAAATTATCTTCAGACTGCTTTCTGCCCATCCCGAAAAACATCAGGTACAGCAAAAGTATGGTATATGGAAGAATAACTACTTTATAAGATTTCTTTAACATCGTTTGCAAATTTATTCATTTCAAAAACATTAAATTTGTATTATAAATAAATTGAATGAAATACGTTTTACTCACGCTCATTTCAGCGATGCTATTATCCATTTCCTGGCCTACTTACGGAGTTCCGTTTTTTATATTTTTTGCACTGGTTCCACTTCTGATGATGGAACATGGTGTTTCTAAGTTTTCAGATTATAAAAGAAAAAGCTGGGTAGTTTTCGGGCTGTCCTACCTCTGTTTTATTATCTGGAACGTAGTGACTACAGGCTGGCTTTATGGCGCAAAAAATCCGGATGGAAGCCACTCAATATTAGCCGTTTTATTCCCTGTATTGGTTAATTCGTTTCTATATTCACTTGTCTTTCAATGCTATCACTGGTACAAAAATGCACAGGGAACCTATTGGGGACTTGCGTTTCTAGTGGCCATCTGGATGAGTTTTGAAAAATTCCATCTGGGATGGGAATTCACCTGGCCCTGGCTAAATCTGGGCAACGTATTTTCAGATTATCCTAAACTGATTCAATGGTATGATATACTTGGAGCCACCGGCGGAAGTTTCTGGATTCTATTAATAAATATTTTAATTTTTTATACCGTAAGAACATGGCAAGCCGGAAGAAAAAGAAAAGATCTGATCAAAAACACCTTAATTGTTGCGGCAATAATTGTCATTCCGATGATTATTTCGGTTGTGAGATACAATAGTTTCAATGAAAAACCAATCGGAAGCGTTAATGTTCTGATGCTTCAGCCTGATCTTGACCCTTATGCGGAAAAATATTCCAAAGACAGCCTGGTTATTGAAAATGATCTCCTTGATCTGGCTGAGAAAAATTCAAAAGGAAAAATAGATTATTTTATTGCTCCTGAAACTGCGCTTCCCGGCAGAGGATCTATTTCCGAGCGAAGTTTTGAAAAAAGTGTCATTCTGAACAATCTTAAATCATTCCTTTCCAAACATCCTGGATCCGTATTTGCCACAGGAATTTCTTCCCACAAATTTTATACTTCTGAAGCAAATCTTCCGAAAGAAGCCTATCAGTTGAATCCGCAACTTTGGGTGGAGAGTTTCAATTCTGCCGTTCAGGTTATCCCCAACCGCAACGTAGAAGTATATCACAAAGGCAAGCTGGTACCTGGTGTTGAAATATTTCCTTATATGAGTTATTTAAAGCCCCTCTTAGGCGATGCAATGCTTAATTTAGGAGGAACTGTTGCTTCCCTCGGAACCGATAAGGAAAGACTGGCTTTTTCTAATCCTTTCAACAAAGGAAAAATGGCACCTATTATCTGTTATGAAAGTATTTATGGTGAATTTACAGGAGAGTATGTAAAAAAGGGAGCTAATTTTTTAGGAATTATGACCAATGATTCCTGGTGGGGCGTTTCGGAAGGACACCGACAGTTGCTGTCTTATGCAAGATTGCGTGCGATTGAAACGAGACGGGAAATTGCAAGAGCCGCCAACAGCGGAATTTCTGCTCATATTGATGCCAGAGGAGAAATCATTGAAGATACATTTTACGGAGATAAAACCGCGTTGTTTGCCAAAATAAACCTGTATGATCATATGACATTTTATACAAGAGCAGGAGATTTGCTTTCACGATTTTCGATTTTTGCGCTGGGCTTTTTATTATTTTATTTTTTAATAACGAGATTTCAGGAAAAGACAAGAAAAAGTCGTGGAGCATAAAGCAGCAAGGAAAACAGCAATTATTTTGTACTAAATCGCAATAAGTTATTTGCAAATAATTTTCTAAAAGATTTGTCTATCTAAAAAATTCTTCGTTATTTTGCACTCTCAAATATTATAGTACAAATAAGAACATCGAGATATGTCAAGAATTTGCCAAATAACAGGAAAGCGTGCAATGGTTGGTAACAACGTTTCTCACGCTAATAACAAAACGAAGCGTCGTTTTGAAATTAACTTATTGGAGAAGAAGTTTTACCTTCCGGAGCAAGATAAGCACGTAACACTGAAAGTATCAGCTCATGGATTGAGAGTGATTAACAAGATTGGAATCGAGGAAGCTCTAGAAAGAGCAACCAGAAACGGATTGATTAAAAAGTAATTGAATCATGGCAAAAAAAGGAAACAGAGTTCAAGTAATCCTTGAATGTACAGAGCATAAAGAAAGCGGTATGCCAGGAATGTCGAGATACATTTCTACAAAGAATAAAAAGAACACCACTGAAAGACTGGAGTTGAAAAAATACAACCCTGTTCTTAAGAAAGTAACTGTTCACAAAGAAATCAAGTAATTATTAAAATATAATTTACCATGGCAAAGAAAGTAGTAGCAACCCTACAAAGCGGTCAGTCTAAAAAAATGACCAAAGTGGTGAAAATGGTTAAGTCTTCCAAGTCAGGAGCTTACGTTTTCGAAGAAAAAGTAATGAATGCAGACGAAGTAGACGGTTATTTGAAAAAATAATCTACACTTTATTTACAATATAAAAAACTACTCATCTTTTGGGTAGTTTTTTTGTTATCTTTGCTTTAATCTAGCTGGAAGTCAGAAAGCTGGATGCCGGAAGTTCTCCATAGCTAAACAGTATTACTGGTAACATCCGACTTCCCTACTATCACTTCCCTCATTTAAACAATAAAATTCCGTAATTCATAAAGATGAGTTGGTTTAAAAAAATTTTTAAAAAAGAAGAGAAAGAAACCTTAGATAAAGGATTGGAAAAATCCAGCCAGGGTTTTTTCGAAAAAATGACAAAAGCCGTAGTCGGTAAAAGCAAAGTAGACGATGAGGTCTTGGATGATCTTGAAGAAATACTTATTGCCTCTGATGTCGGTGCCTCTACAACCATCAAAATCATAGAAAGAATTGAAGAACGCGTCGCCAGAGACAAATATGTAAGTGTAAATGAATTAGACAAAATTCTTCGTGAAGAAATTTCCGGATTATTGCTTGAAAATCCTCATGCAGGAACAGGAAATATAGACACATCCAAAAAACCTTACGTAATTATGGTTGTAGGCGTAAACGGTGTAGGAAAAACAACCACTATCGGAAAACTTGCTCATCAATTTACATCTGAAGGTAAAAAAGTTGTATTGGGAGCTGCAGATACATTCCGTGCTGCTGCAGTCGATCAGCTCGTGATCTGGAGCCAGAGAGTAGGTGTTCCTATTGTAAAGCAGGAAATGGGCTCAGATCCGGCGTCTGTAGCTTTTGACACCGTTCAAAGTGCCGTTGCCCAAAATGCTGATGTCGTAATCATTGATACAGCGGGAAGACTTCATAATAAGATCAATCTGATGAATGAGCTCTCCAAAATTAAAAGAGTGATGCAAAAAGTTATTCCCGATGCACCACACGAAGTATTACTTGTTCTTGACGGTTCTACCGGACAAAACGCTTTTGAACAGGCGAAACAGTTTACAGCTGCGACAGAAGTAAATGCTTTAGCAGTGACTAAATTAGACGGAACAGCAAAAGGAGGAGTTGTAATAGGTATTTCAGACCAGTTCCAGATTCCGGTGAAGTATATCGGGGTAGGCGAAAAGATGCAGGACCTGCAATTGTTTAATGGTACGGAGTTTGTAGATTCATTTTTCAAGAAGAGATAAATCTTTTTGAATCGAATCATCAAATATTAACATTAAAAAAATGCAACTATGGGATTTTTAACATGGATTATTTTCGGGCTACTGGCCGGAGCACTCGCTAAAGCAATAATGCCAGGAAGACAGGGAGGCGGAATGCTTATTACTATGATCTTGGGTATTATCGGTGCTTTTATCGGAGGAGCAATAGGCGTTTATGTACTTCATTGGGGAGATGTAGATTCTTTCTGGAATTTCAGAAGCTGGATCTTAGCCATCGGAGGAGCTTTACTTGTTCTGTGGATTTACGGAATGCTAACACGGGAAACCAGGGCTTAGCTAATAAAAAATTAAAACGGCGGATTTGAGATTCAAATCCGCCGTTTCTTTGTACAATATAATTTAGTTAATTTTAATCTGGTAAGGCATTTCCATTTTTATTTCAGATTGCAGTTTTCTCTTTTCTGTAACCTGTTGAAGGATTTCATAATTTGATTTTCCTATTTTATTTTTGATCACTCTTGCCGAAATTTCATCCTGATTCAGATCTTTAAATATTTGCTCGAAAGGCGTCATGCTTTTAGGGTAAGAAGCAACATTATACGATTTTAGTCCTGCCTTCTGCGCGGCAAATTTTACAGCATCATTCAATGTTCCCAACTCATCTACAAGTCCTATTTGCTTAGCTCTTGTTCCACTCCACACTCTTCCACCGCCAATACTATCAATCTGTTCGAAAGTCTGTTTTCTATTTTGCGTCACAAAATAGACGAATCTTTTGTAAGTACCTTCAACACTTCTTGTAATAAGGCTCACTCCGTAAGGTGTAACACCATTTAAAGAA
This region includes:
- a CDS encoding DUF4290 domain-containing protein, translated to MEYNTQKNKLHLPEYGRIIQQLVERCKQLSSREERSEMAMAIIDFMGQRNPQLRDEENYKHKLWDHLFILADYDLDVDSPYPFPTREQLAEPPKRMEYPKLQGDFKFYGKSILQLIEKAIELEQGDEKEALIEVIANNMKKSYNVYNKEHVTDDVIFRHLKELSENRLDLTGIETLEKSKIYYTTNNNNRNNNNRNQANNRNQSNNKRRHNNNNNNHKNRK
- the murA gene encoding UDP-N-acetylglucosamine 1-carboxyvinyltransferase, translating into MSGTFQIRGGKRLQGEITPQGAKNEALQILCAVLLTDEEVRIKNIPDIHDVNRLIEILGDFGVKVTKNGHGDYTFKADQVNFDYIKSNEFKKDGAKLRGSIMLMGPMLARYGEAYMPTPGGDKIGRRRLDTHFQGLVELGAEFHYDEEEFFYSLKAKELNGKFILLEEASVTGTANIVMAAALAKGKTRIYNAACEPYLQQLCKMLNRMGANITGIGSNLVTIEGVEYLHGTEHTMLPDMVEIGSWIGLAAMTKSEITIKNVNWNQLGVIPNTFRKLGIQLEQSNDDIFIPTQENYKIQKFIDGSILTVSDAPWPGFTPDLLSIILVVATQAKGSLLVHQKMFESRLFFVDKLIDMGAQIILCDPHRATVIGLNQEAPLRGTTMVSPDIRAGNALLIAALSAEGKSIIHNIEQIDRGYENIDGRLKAIGADIERI
- a CDS encoding NIL domain-containing protein — protein: MITPNPNFQVLNSKMNLPKKELILEIELNGKMKFEHLMNTIYNQFGICHRVLSANVEYVNGRSFGSVQLYINVSSADFEELEIYLNKNKLLSTTVEYVCRKYL
- a CDS encoding YiiX/YebB-like N1pC/P60 family cysteine hydrolase, producing the protein MKLILKRNKFLLKIFVFFFLFILITGCRNSQVSGLKNGDLLFVTAKSTGLSGAINNVTQKQKNASFDHIGILEKTRGNFYVLHAAPKGGSQKQKLNEFLKDQSNDGQSIVVYRLKSQYQKAIPSAIEKANSMLGKPYNVNYILDENSYYCSDYIERAFRKNDIFRLEPMTFIDPATGKTNVFWEEFYQKKNLRVPEGEPGCNPNGLAASDKLERIMVLK
- a CDS encoding DUF1801 domain-containing protein, yielding MQIQSVSIEDYISKIPEERQEIFKKLFDTINDNLPKGFSQGSSYGMIGWSVPLETYPAGYHCTPGTPLPFISIASQKNFIAFYHMGIYAKPDLLNWFVEEFPKHSKKKLDMGKSCVRFKKMEDIPMELLAEMSRKMTVEEWIDIYETNFKKK
- a CDS encoding pyridoxal phosphate-dependent aminotransferase, which encodes MPNISNRALHMPPSPVRKLVPFALKAKQRGIKVYHLNIGQPDIETPETALNALKNIDLKVLEYALSEGNIEYRKALTDYYHSLGFNDLTADNFIVTNGGSEALNFAISTLCDDGDEVIIPEPYYANYNGFTSTFNVNVVAVPSTIDTGFALPPIEEFEKKITEKTRAIVICNPGNPTGYLYTREELQKLAEIALKYDIVVISDEVYREYVYDGKQQVSMLAFPELAENCIIIDSESKRYSMCGVRIGCMITRSKKIHDAAMLFAQARLSPVLLGQIAATAAHQNDGAYIRAVREEYTHRRNVLVDALNAIPGVICPKPKGAFYCVAELPVDDTEKFAQWLLEKYSNQNETIMVAPAGGFYSNPELGKKQVRIAYVLKEEDLKRSAAILKDALDQYKLEFSL
- the murB gene encoding UDP-N-acetylmuramate dehydrogenase, giving the protein MPMQENFSLRANNTFGVDTKARYFTEVHSTEELIEALNYSKTSTLPLLFLGGGSNILLTKDFEGLAIKLDLKGIHEDIISDDEVLVTAKSGENWHEFVMFCLDRNYGGLENLSLIPGNVGTSPMQNIGAYGTEIKDTFVSCTVLNLENLQLETFNLEQCRFGYRDSVFKQEGKGKYVILDVAFKLTRKNHLIKTEYGAIQSELEHLGIEKPTIQDVSRAVINIRQSKLPDPKEIGNAGSFFKNPTIPSPQFEELKENFPQIPGYTNGDFVKVPAGWLIEQCGWKGKQIGNVACHQLQALVIINATGMATGKEIFDFSTEIIHSVNEKFGIELEREVNII
- the proC gene encoding pyrroline-5-carboxylate reductase — its product is MKIAILGAGNMGLSFSKSFLKYELIKPENLHLITRNESKFSKIAEEFPKSTISIFDDVEELNADLIIIAVKPQDFQHVAENFRFQLKENQMVLSIMAGIKIEKIQKLLHHPLVVRAMPNSPTLLGMGITGYTSAEGISFSQLINIERLLNSTGRSVYLENEELLDAVTALSGSGPAYFYYIVDAMIKAGVEMGIDENLSKLFVQQTMLGAYHLINNSDKSLEELIKDVASKGGTTEAALKTFNENNLKEILTDGILNAEKRAKELNG
- a CDS encoding VanZ family protein, with translation MLKKSYKVVILPYTILLLYLMFFGMGRKQSEDNLLTIEPVFSTINFIKGSISWKDIIIIVGGNIIMFIPFGFLGWIFPKLNNLKTLLITFVSSIVIIEALQYFSRLGIFEVDDVLLNTFGVFLGFLMKKIIEKRFKNWTI
- the lnt gene encoding apolipoprotein N-acyltransferase, whose translation is MKYVLLTLISAMLLSISWPTYGVPFFIFFALVPLLMMEHGVSKFSDYKRKSWVVFGLSYLCFIIWNVVTTGWLYGAKNPDGSHSILAVLFPVLVNSFLYSLVFQCYHWYKNAQGTYWGLAFLVAIWMSFEKFHLGWEFTWPWLNLGNVFSDYPKLIQWYDILGATGGSFWILLINILIFYTVRTWQAGRKRKDLIKNTLIVAAIIVIPMIISVVRYNSFNEKPIGSVNVLMLQPDLDPYAEKYSKDSLVIENDLLDLAEKNSKGKIDYFIAPETALPGRGSISERSFEKSVILNNLKSFLSKHPGSVFATGISSHKFYTSEANLPKEAYQLNPQLWVESFNSAVQVIPNRNVEVYHKGKLVPGVEIFPYMSYLKPLLGDAMLNLGGTVASLGTDKERLAFSNPFNKGKMAPIICYESIYGEFTGEYVKKGANFLGIMTNDSWWGVSEGHRQLLSYARLRAIETRREIARAANSGISAHIDARGEIIEDTFYGDKTALFAKINLYDHMTFYTRAGDLLSRFSIFALGFLLFYFLITRFQEKTRKSRGA
- the rpmB gene encoding 50S ribosomal protein L28; the protein is MSRICQITGKRAMVGNNVSHANNKTKRRFEINLLEKKFYLPEQDKHVTLKVSAHGLRVINKIGIEEALERATRNGLIKK